A section of the Deinococcus hopiensis KR-140 genome encodes:
- a CDS encoding fibronectin type III domain-containing protein, translated as MRTLLLLTLTASLGVAAAQTAPTKGGVAALPTPDGAYLRWYLPGDVLPARGFALRLSGPGGTRTVSVSSPQPYTAALGLPRPEYDSLIATYKTPPRSASERTQRAFFGLSVVARPAYARALGIMITLKDLRPGQYTVTVTALGSTETKVGQATFATAPLMPVPQPGPPRAKAAPAAVQLSWSVPAAASSGLVVAYNIYRAAGNGPFVLLRPAPFFPSSQPGGDVFKDADLQAKTTYRYRVASVDLFGRESARTVPITVTTEAVTVLPAPEDLRATVRERAVTLRWTPPKDSRITRQVVVRGTDPSRPLTAVATLKPGEATYTDTTGRVGEPYVYAIIAGTAGGEVGTRSNLVSARPVNTRPPAAPSGVTIKAGESALTLSWKANREEDIRGYQIYRSESEQPGAPALLVNTEPVVGTTFSDPLRAGLLNRYFYRVTALNTSQAESARSATVSSKLVDKTPPPAPALLPFTVSAEGVKLSWMQADIPDLAGFRVLRATGNAAPVELGRLNAATRTYLDATAEVGVTYAYSVRSVDGAGNVSAPSTPVAIHRASTGVPAAPQGVQVKALGARAGNRVTWKAAPGLAVVVYRLDAAGRPALQASDLITAGSFTDTAGTPQSQYQLRSVDERGQLSSLTNPMPVDQP; from the coding sequence ATGCGAACCCTGCTGCTACTCACCCTGACGGCCAGCCTCGGCGTGGCCGCTGCCCAGACCGCCCCCACCAAGGGGGGCGTCGCGGCCCTGCCCACCCCGGACGGCGCCTACCTGCGCTGGTACTTGCCCGGGGACGTACTGCCCGCGCGCGGGTTTGCCCTGCGCCTCAGCGGCCCGGGCGGCACCCGCACTGTCTCCGTTTCCTCACCGCAACCGTATACGGCGGCCCTGGGACTGCCCCGGCCCGAGTACGACTCGCTGATCGCCACATACAAGACGCCGCCCCGCAGTGCCAGCGAACGTACCCAGCGGGCCTTTTTCGGGCTGAGCGTGGTCGCCCGGCCCGCCTATGCTCGCGCGCTGGGCATCATGATCACCCTCAAGGACCTCAGGCCTGGCCAGTACACCGTGACCGTCACCGCGCTGGGAAGCACGGAAACGAAGGTCGGGCAGGCCACCTTTGCAACCGCTCCCCTGATGCCCGTGCCCCAGCCCGGACCGCCCAGGGCCAAGGCCGCGCCCGCTGCCGTACAACTCAGCTGGTCGGTTCCGGCTGCGGCGTCCAGCGGGCTGGTGGTGGCGTACAACATCTACCGCGCTGCGGGCAACGGCCCGTTCGTGCTGCTGCGGCCCGCACCGTTTTTCCCGTCCAGCCAGCCGGGCGGGGACGTATTCAAGGACGCGGACCTCCAGGCCAAGACCACCTACCGCTACCGGGTGGCGTCCGTTGATCTGTTCGGGCGGGAATCGGCCCGGACCGTCCCCATCACGGTGACCACCGAGGCCGTGACGGTTCTGCCCGCTCCCGAAGACCTGCGGGCCACCGTCAGGGAACGGGCCGTAACCCTGCGCTGGACTCCCCCAAAGGACAGCCGGATCACCCGGCAGGTCGTTGTGCGCGGCACCGACCCCAGCCGGCCGCTGACGGCCGTGGCGACGCTGAAGCCCGGGGAAGCCACCTACACCGACACCACCGGACGGGTGGGCGAGCCTTACGTGTACGCGATCATCGCGGGGACGGCGGGCGGAGAGGTCGGGACCCGCAGCAACCTCGTCTCCGCTCGGCCTGTCAACACCAGGCCTCCCGCCGCACCGAGTGGCGTGACCATCAAAGCGGGCGAATCGGCCCTCACCCTCAGCTGGAAGGCCAACCGGGAAGAGGACATTCGCGGCTACCAGATCTACCGCAGCGAATCCGAGCAGCCCGGTGCCCCCGCACTGCTCGTGAACACCGAGCCCGTCGTGGGGACGACCTTCTCCGACCCTCTCAGGGCCGGTCTCCTCAACCGGTACTTTTACCGCGTGACGGCCCTGAACACTTCCCAGGCGGAATCGGCGCGCTCGGCCACCGTCTCCTCCAAGCTCGTCGATAAGACGCCGCCCCCCGCTCCGGCCCTGCTGCCCTTCACGGTCAGCGCCGAAGGGGTGAAGTTGAGCTGGATGCAGGCAGATATTCCGGACCTGGCCGGTTTCCGGGTGCTGCGCGCGACGGGCAACGCCGCCCCTGTAGAACTCGGCCGTCTGAACGCCGCGACCCGCACATATCTGGACGCCACCGCCGAGGTAGGCGTGACGTACGCGTACAGCGTCCGGAGTGTGGACGGCGCGGGCAACGTGTCCGCACCGTCCACACCGGTGGCCATCCACCGGGCCAGCACGGGCGTTCCGGCTGCGCCCCAGGGGGTGCAGGTCAAGGCGTTGGGGGCGCGGGCGGGCAACCGCGTGACCTGGAAAGCCGCGCCCGGCTTGGCCGTGGTCGTCTACCGCCTGGACGCCGCGGGCCGCCCAGCCCTTCAGGCATCGGACCTGATCACTGCGGGATCGTTCACGGACACCGCGGGCACACCTCAAAGCCAGTACCAATTGCGGTCGGTGGACGAACGTGGTCAGCTAAGTTCACTGACCAACCCCATGCCCGTTGACCAGCCCTAG
- a CDS encoding ATP-binding protein, translated as MYLNTFGAPHFSGPRLPPRHLLFLAYLAVEGSASRARLRSLFWPSSASAAASLRVLLSTMRRTAPGLITERGDHLILQCGSDFADLLGHIQAGRPAQALPLYRGPFLAELSPTLFGPELEEWLMDTRESIAEQLWESLIQAAEHLTGQGRLEEATVQAEAAWLLPGLPPRDVHDLRRLHRLLLLGGSKQAGWVARKARELGVDVEASLLPAAELEPLTLPGTNLPVEVTPFVGHRELLEQLGQALADPGVRLLTIWGVGGAGKSRLALRAARNAGRAFQDQVWWIALEDVRQPGDLLAHTALAIGAALTPGRPALDMVVTVLRKRPALIVFDQFEHLGGAAPLLADLLGKCAHLKIIVTSRRRLSLRAETTFELNGLNVHALPGQPHSDALALFIGQVQRVRPTYRLTGEDLAHAQDVCAFVDGLPLVIELVANWIRMLTPKQLLSELHASLDLLDVPVLDLPERHRNLRAVLEQSWQRLTPRNQEVLAALVVFQGGFTFEAASSVTGATLHDLMALVDQSMLRVDVTGRFSRHPLIAQLSRQRLNVPEAVQRVMEAEHTAFFLQRSDLGFQNMLDGHRQTEWRVWFTVEYLNLTVSLTSAVARSDFVSAAYLARNLHREWNNRGLAGTSLPTVLSLLPHLEGPEHADAYAWALITAEALAMYSGVAPVGDALAAARRANNDFAVMCALYIREYGAQQRGDPTRRALMAELYGAAVQTGRPAPLAITLRRRASVVLSGGDGKAARDDIEEALILVRHLGTTFIQADLHLLLGQVHAMQGQLESAEQCLRSALSLFTTLGFRPEASSCLNTLAFICLFRIGPGNRKAAVRSALGWCDQADETFSAQGRFAVRDNVNARGFVLSVLGHISQAQACFESDVQGARSCGNRQGELMARLGLGNLALRRRDWVAASATFASVVTDAEKAEGHAPARWLALLGLAEAHLHLGNRDGALGCWTAAQQAGQGLGAAVPRFIDVAVQRYRRRSVQRG; from the coding sequence ATGTACTTGAACACCTTCGGTGCCCCGCACTTCTCCGGCCCCCGGCTCCCACCCCGGCACCTGCTCTTCCTCGCCTATCTGGCGGTGGAAGGCTCGGCAAGCCGTGCGCGGCTGCGCTCCTTGTTCTGGCCGAGCAGCGCGAGCGCGGCGGCCAGCCTCCGGGTGCTGCTCAGCACGATGCGCCGTACCGCACCTGGCCTGATCACCGAGCGGGGGGACCACCTGATTCTCCAGTGCGGCAGTGACTTTGCCGATCTGCTTGGGCATATTCAGGCGGGTCGCCCGGCCCAGGCCCTGCCCCTGTACCGTGGGCCCTTTCTGGCCGAACTCTCCCCGACCCTCTTTGGTCCGGAGCTGGAGGAGTGGCTCATGGACACCCGGGAGTCCATCGCGGAACAGCTGTGGGAGTCGCTGATCCAGGCCGCAGAACACCTCACTGGGCAGGGGCGCCTGGAAGAAGCGACCGTGCAGGCCGAAGCCGCCTGGCTCCTGCCGGGACTCCCGCCCCGCGACGTGCATGACCTGCGTCGTCTGCACCGGTTGCTGCTGCTCGGGGGGAGCAAGCAGGCGGGGTGGGTCGCCCGCAAGGCCCGTGAGCTGGGCGTGGACGTGGAGGCCAGTCTGCTCCCTGCCGCCGAATTGGAGCCCCTCACCCTTCCCGGAACCAACCTGCCGGTGGAGGTCACGCCCTTTGTGGGGCACCGGGAACTCCTCGAGCAGCTTGGCCAAGCGCTGGCGGACCCAGGCGTGCGCCTGCTGACGATCTGGGGGGTTGGCGGCGCTGGGAAGTCACGCCTGGCCCTGCGGGCCGCACGGAACGCCGGGCGAGCATTTCAGGACCAGGTGTGGTGGATCGCGCTGGAAGACGTCCGCCAGCCAGGCGATCTGCTCGCACATACGGCCCTGGCGATCGGGGCGGCGCTCACACCCGGTCGCCCTGCCCTGGACATGGTCGTCACCGTCTTGCGCAAACGCCCCGCGCTGATCGTGTTCGACCAGTTCGAGCATCTGGGTGGGGCAGCCCCCCTGCTGGCCGATCTGCTTGGAAAATGTGCTCACCTGAAGATCATCGTCACGTCGCGCCGCCGGCTGTCCCTGCGCGCAGAGACGACGTTTGAACTCAACGGACTGAACGTGCATGCGCTGCCAGGTCAGCCCCACAGTGACGCCCTGGCGCTGTTCATCGGGCAGGTCCAGCGGGTGCGCCCGACGTACCGCCTGACGGGCGAGGACCTGGCGCACGCGCAGGACGTGTGTGCCTTCGTGGACGGCCTACCGCTCGTCATCGAGCTGGTAGCCAACTGGATTCGGATGCTCACGCCCAAGCAACTCCTGAGTGAACTGCACGCCAGCCTGGACCTGCTGGACGTGCCGGTCCTGGATCTGCCGGAACGGCACCGCAACCTGCGGGCGGTGCTGGAGCAGAGCTGGCAGCGCCTGACCCCCCGGAACCAGGAGGTGCTCGCAGCGCTGGTGGTCTTCCAGGGTGGTTTCACCTTTGAGGCGGCCTCCAGCGTAACTGGAGCTACGCTCCACGACTTGATGGCGCTGGTCGATCAGTCCATGTTGCGCGTGGACGTGACGGGCCGCTTTAGCCGGCACCCCTTGATTGCCCAGCTCTCGCGCCAGCGCCTGAACGTTCCAGAAGCGGTACAGCGTGTCATGGAAGCGGAGCACACGGCATTTTTTTTGCAGCGATCGGATCTGGGCTTTCAGAACATGCTTGACGGGCACCGGCAGACCGAGTGGCGCGTCTGGTTTACTGTGGAATACTTGAATCTCACGGTTTCGTTGACGAGCGCCGTTGCCCGCAGTGATTTCGTTTCGGCAGCGTATCTGGCGCGCAACCTCCACCGGGAGTGGAACAACCGGGGGCTGGCGGGTACCTCCCTTCCGACGGTGCTCTCGCTCCTGCCCCACCTGGAAGGACCGGAACACGCCGACGCGTACGCGTGGGCGCTGATCACGGCGGAAGCGCTCGCCATGTACAGCGGTGTCGCGCCGGTCGGGGACGCTCTGGCGGCCGCGCGGCGCGCGAACAACGACTTTGCGGTCATGTGCGCCCTCTACATCCGGGAGTACGGAGCACAGCAGCGGGGAGACCCCACGCGCCGCGCCCTGATGGCAGAACTGTACGGCGCGGCCGTCCAGACCGGAAGGCCTGCGCCGCTCGCCATTACCCTGAGGAGGCGCGCCAGCGTGGTCCTCTCCGGAGGCGACGGGAAGGCCGCCCGAGATGATATTGAAGAGGCCCTGATCCTCGTCAGGCATCTGGGAACGACGTTTATCCAGGCAGACTTACACCTGCTGCTGGGGCAGGTCCACGCCATGCAAGGTCAACTGGAATCGGCCGAGCAGTGCCTTCGCTCAGCCCTTTCTCTGTTCACCACCCTCGGCTTCCGGCCCGAGGCCAGCAGCTGCCTGAACACCCTGGCCTTCATCTGCCTGTTCAGAATCGGTCCGGGGAACCGGAAGGCAGCTGTTCGGTCGGCCCTCGGCTGGTGTGATCAGGCCGACGAAACCTTCAGCGCGCAAGGGCGCTTCGCTGTCCGCGACAATGTCAACGCCCGTGGGTTCGTGCTCAGCGTCCTGGGCCACATCAGTCAAGCACAAGCGTGCTTCGAGAGCGACGTTCAGGGGGCCAGAAGCTGCGGGAACCGGCAGGGTGAACTGATGGCCCGGTTGGGCCTGGGGAATCTGGCCCTGCGGCGTCGCGACTGGGTGGCAGCCAGCGCGACCTTTGCATCTGTCGTCACCGACGCTGAGAAGGCCGAGGGGCACGCACCAGCACGCTGGTTGGCCCTCCTTGGCCTGGCTGAGGCGCACCTCCACCTGGGGAACCGGGACGGGGCACTCGGGTGCTGGACGGCCGCGCAGCAGGCGGGTCAGGGACTGGGCGCAGCCGTTCCGCGCTTCATCGATGTTGCCGTTCAGAGGTACCGGCGGCGGAGCGTTCAGCGGGGGTAA